The genomic region TCGCGCGTGACGCCCGCGCCGACAACGCGGCCTGCCAACCTTGGCAGGATACGACAAGAGAATGATTCCTCCACGCCGTCAGCCGCAAGAATCGATCAAAACCTGTCGAAATCGGGAGGATCAAACCCCGGAATTCCGGGAGTTGACGCAACGTCACCCGGGCCGCCGGAACGGATGATCCGGCAGCGCGAGTCGCGCCGGTGATTCGGCGGCAGGGCTTCAATGAAGTGGGCTCGCGAAGCTGCGGCGTCCGGAGCGGCATGGGCCGACGCGCGCGCCGCGGGTGGCGCGCCATCCCGGCAGCCGATCGCAGCGGCCGGCAGCACGGGACCCCGTGCACCCGCAGGCCGAAGGTGAAGGGGCCGCAAAGGGGCGCGCTGCGGCAGGGTCCGTGCGAGGGGTTCAGTCGACGGGTTCGGCGTCGTCCTCCTCGGCGCCGGCGAGCATGCGCTCGCTCACCAGTCCGGCCTGTGCGCGGATCGCCTGCTCGATCTCGGCCGCGATCTCGGGATGCTCCTTCAGGAAGGCCTTGGCGTTCTCGCGCCCCTGGCCGATGCGCTGGGAATTGTAGGAATACCAGGCGCCCGCCTTCTCGACGATCCCCGCCTTGGCGCCGAGATCGAGAAGCTCGCCCGTCTTCGAGATGCCCTCGCCGTACATGATGTCGAACTCGACCTGCTTGAAGGGCGGCGCGAGCTTGTTCTTGACCACCTTCACCCGGGTCGCGTTGCCGACGATCTCGCCGCCCTCCTTGATCTGGCCGGTGCGCCGGATCTCGAGCCGCACGGAGGCATAGAACTTGAGGGCGTTGCCGCCGGTCGTCGTCTCCGGATTGCCGTACATGACGCCGATCTTCATCCGGATCTGGTTGATGAAGATCACCATGCAGTTGGACTTGGCGATCGAGCCGGTGAGCTTGCGCAGCGCCTGGCTCATGAGCCGGGCCTGCAGGCCCACATGGCTGTCGCCCATCTCGCCCTCGAGCTCGGCGCGCGGGGTGAGCGCGGCGACCGAGTCGACCACCAGCACGTCCACCGCGCCCGAGCGCACCAGCGTGTCGGCGATCTCGAGCGCCTGCTCGCCGGTGTCCGGCTGGGAGATCAGCAGGTCCTCCAGATTGACGCCGAGCTTCTTCGCATAGGCGGTATCGAGCGCATGCTCGGCGTCGATGAAGGCGGCCACGCCGCCGCGCTTTTGCACCTCGGCCACGACATGCAGCGCAAGCGTCGTCTTGCCCGAGGATTCGGGGCCGTAGATCTCGATGATCCGGCCCTTCGGTAGGCCGCCGATGCCGAGCGCAAGATCGAGCCCCAGCGAGCCGGTGGGCACCACCTCCACATCGACCTTCGGCCCGCCCTCGCCCAGCCGCATGATCGAGCCCTTGCCGAAGGCCCGCTCGATCTGCGAGAGCGCCGCCTGCAATGCCTTCTCGCGGTCCACGCCCTTGTCCTCCACCAGTCTGAGCGCCGTGTTCGTCATGCCCCGTCCTCCTTATTCCATGAAGCCCGGGCGCGC from Rhodothalassiaceae bacterium harbors:
- the recA gene encoding protein RecA, producing MTNTALRLVEDKGVDREKALQAALSQIERAFGKGSIMRLGEGGPKVDVEVVPTGSLGLDLALGIGGLPKGRIIEIYGPESSGKTTLALHVVAEVQKRGGVAAFIDAEHALDTAYAKKLGVNLEDLLISQPDTGEQALEIADTLVRSGAVDVLVVDSVAALTPRAELEGEMGDSHVGLQARLMSQALRKLTGSIAKSNCMVIFINQIRMKIGVMYGNPETTTGGNALKFYASVRLEIRRTGQIKEGGEIVGNATRVKVVKNKLAPPFKQVEFDIMYGEGISKTGELLDLGAKAGIVEKAGAWYSYNSQRIGQGRENAKAFLKEHPEIAAEIEQAIRAQAGLVSERMLAGAEEDDAEPVD